One window of the Salminus brasiliensis chromosome 1, fSalBra1.hap2, whole genome shotgun sequence genome contains the following:
- the tnfsf10l4 gene encoding tumor necrosis factor (ligand) superfamily, member 10 like 4: MTADIQTKAGYNDLKEDSGGSAQSGRWGAYFLILSLVLAVETFITACFLYDFASDIHTTDESLRQGLYPTDCLYHFTDEDEVNGGGMASCELMKKEFQNSAHQRLLLDIQNSLWQSLGEHNVTQIFKPAIHLGAKQELKQYQYLQKTGDPEAVALALERLNWEALSGQSSQEGLMRLSPDGEIVVPQDGIYFVYSQVYFESAHSGRDLQVMQYLFKRTDLHPELTVLAKAAATQCLNSESGVGLYSSHQGALFHLERGDRLALYVRNMGAVHFPPEATYFGAFMID, encoded by the exons ATGACCGCGGACATTCAGACTAAAGCCGGTTATAATGACCTGAAAGAGGACTCCGGAGGAAGCGCGCAGTCTGGAAGATGGGGCGCTTACTTTCTGATTTTGAGTTTGGTTTTGGCCGTGGAAACCTTCATCACAGCCTGTTTTCTGTATGACTTCGCCAGTGACATACACACT ACTGATGAATCCCTAAGGCAGGGACTCTACCCCACAGACTGTCTTTACCATTTCACAGATGAAGATGAGGTGAATGGAGGAGGGATGGCAAGCTGTGAGCTAAtgaagaaagaatttcagaacAGCGCCCATCAG AGACTTCTGCTGGACATCCAGAACTCTCTTTGGCAGAGTTTAGGAG AACACAATGTTACCCAGATTTTCAAACCAGCTATACACCTCGGAGCCAAGCAGGAGCTGAAACAGTATCAGTATCTGCAGAAAACAG GTGACCCTGAGGCTGTCGCACTTGCATTAGAGCGTTTAAACTGGGAGGCCTTGAGTGGACAGAGCAGTCAGGAAGGCCTGATGCGCCTCAGTCCTGACGGAGAGATTGTGGTGCCACAGGATGGGATTTATTTTGTGTACTCGCAAGTTTATTTCGAAAGTGCGCACTCAGGACGTGACCTGCAGGTCATGCAGTACTTGTTCAAGCGGACAGACCTTCATCCGGAACTGACTGTGTTGGCCAAAGCTGCGGCGACTCAGTGTCTCAACTCAGAATCCGGTGTGGGACTATATTCCAGCCACCAGGGCGCACTATTTCACCTGGAACGGGGTGACCGGCTCGCACTTTACGTGCGCAACATGGGCGCTGTGCACTTCCCCCCAGAGGCCACTTACTTTGGGGCTTTTATGATAGATTGA
- the nono gene encoding non-POU domain-containing octamer-binding protein, with product MQGNRGPRPEHHNHGPPRQQNNPQHEQQRKPGGGADNSNGQHTDSTDQASPNDALTIDLQSFRKPGEKTYTQRSRLFVGNLPAGTTEEEVEKLFSKYGKPSEIFINKDRGFGFIRLETKTLADIAKAELDDTLFRGRQIRVRFATHGAALSVKNLPQFVSNELLEEAFAMFGPIERAIVIVDDRGRPTGKGIVEFANKPSARKALDRCADGAFLLTSFPRPVMVEPMDQLDEDEGLPERLVSKNPQYHKEREQPPRFAQPGSFEYEYAMRWKALMEMEKQQFEQVDRNIKEAQEKLEQEMDAARHEHQVMLMRQDLLRRQEELRRMEEAHNQEVQKRKQLELRQEEERRRREEELRAHTEDLMRRQQGQGGNFAEKREQDMRMHMGGQGLPMNRNPMGGNASSPGAPNLTANESPGGNPGGLPLPFPRPGPPIDFGPNKRRRF from the exons aTGCAGGGAAACCGAGGACCTCGTCCCGAGCACCACAACCATGGCCCCCCGAGACAGCAGAACAACCCCCAGCACGAACAGCAGAGGAAGCCCGGTGGAGGAGCGGACAACAGCAATGGGCAGCACACTGACTCCACCGACCAGGCCAGCCCCA ATGATGCCTTGACCATAGACCTGCAGAGCTTTAGAAAGCCTGGAGAGAAGACCTACACACAGCGCAGCCGGCTGTTTGTGGGGAACCTGCCGGCTGGCACCACCGAAGAAGAAGTGGAGAAGCTCTTCTCCAAATATGGCAAACCCTCTGAGATCTTCATTAACAAGGACCGCGGGTTTGGCTTCATCCGACTG gAAACAAAGACACTGGCTGACATCGCCAAAGCTGAACTGGACGACACATTGTTCCGTGGCCGCCAGATCCGTGTGCGCTTTGCCACTCATGGTGCAGCATTGTCTGTGAAGAACCTTCCTCAGTTCGTCTCCAACGAGCTTTTGGAGGAGGCCTTCGCCATGTTCGGCCCGATCGAACGTGCCATCGTCATTGTGGATGACCGAGGCAGACCCACCGGCAAAGGCATCGTAGAGTTTGCCAACAAACCATCAGCCAGGAAAGCTCTTGATCGCTGCGCTGACGGAGCGTTTCTGCTCACCTC GTTTCCTCGGCCAGTAATGGTGGAGCCCATGGATCAGCTGGATGAAGATGAGGGACTTCCAGAGAGGCTGGTCAGCAAAAATCCTCAGTACCACAA GGAGCGTGAGCAGCCTCCTCGTTTTGCTCAACCTGGCTCGTTTGAGTATGAGTATGCGATGCGTTGGAAGGCTCTGATGGAGATGGAGAAGCAGCAGTTTGAGCAGGTGGACAGGAACATTAAAGAAGCTCAGGAGAAATTGGAGCAGGAGATGGATGCGGCCAGGCACGAGCATCAGGTCATGCTCATGAGACAGG ATCTGTTGAGGAGGCAGGAAGAGCTGAGGCGTATGGAGGAGGCGCACAACCAGGAGGTTCAGAAGAGGAAGCAGCTGGAGCTGCGCCAGGAGGAGGAGCGGCGCCGCAGGGAGGAGGAGCTACGGGCCCACACAGAGGATTTAATGAGGAGACAGCAGGGCCAGGGGGGAAACTTTGCAGAGAAA AGGGAACAAGACATGAGAATGCACATGGGAG GTCAGGGCCTGCCCATGAACAGGAACCCAATGGGAGGAAACGCTTCATCTCCAGGTGCACCCAACCTGACTGCCAACGAG AGTCCTGGAGGGAATCCCGGTGGTCTTCCTCTTCCATTCCCTCGCCCAGGACCTCCAATTGACTTTGGCCCCAACAAACGCCGCAGGTTCTGA